GGGAGTGGGTTGCGACAATTGGATTTGTCTCTAATCTTCCCCTGTAATCTAAGAAATATCTGCCCTGTGAGTGTCCATCTCCTAGGTGACTATCTGGATTCAGTGTTGGAGGAATGTCGCCTTCCACTTTCACAGTCACCTCATCTACGACCAGACCCTCCCCTTTCTTATCTAGGCACCCTtcagagtatacactactactgtactggtTCCAGTCCCCTCTAGACAGATCAGTCTGTGTCTCTAAACCCAAGAGCATGTTGCCAGAGTCCATCTCTGTAGCATAAGAACAAGACGGATCATCACCGCCAGTGTCTAACACATCACTATCACCATGGGAATGAACTGTCCTTTGGCTATGGGGAAATACCGGTATATATTCTGAGCCAGGAGCAGGAGGACAGCCCATTCTCCTCAGCCccagtctctctgggtctgatctGTGGTCAGATCCTGTATGTAAGAGCCTGTGTGTTACAGTTAAAGTCtcggtgtctgtctctgacttgaggaTGGCGTTCGGTGTTCCACTGACCTCTGTGATACTACATTGGGTCCTGGGCTGCcctggggtggtggtggggtcctCTGTGGCTACAAGGGGCGCTCCATCTACCCCAGTCTGGATTTCTCTGCTGTGCCGTGGGTTCTCATCTCCTTCAGATCTCTCTAGCTTGACCCCAGGACCTGCAGCCTTTGCATCTTCAGACTGAGAAGACGAGAGGAGGTTATTACCGGAACATTAGTTGAGTTGCTGTAGGGCCTCACAAGCTCCCCTTTTGAAGATAAATGAGGATGTACATGTAAGCAAGTGAATAGATGAGGGGAGCCTTTCTTAAATAAATTGGCCATATTTGATTTGCAAAAGGAACTGTAATTCATTTTTAAATGCAacactaacctctatcacgataatgtgctgggttgaggttctactcccctcatcaacagtgattggctggtcatctctccatgtattgtgtcccactggcttcacaaagctcctTTGGCCTCCAGTTagatgtccttcacctgagagaGTGATTGGAGAAGAGAGGTGGTTAGGTTAACTACTGTCAATGCTCAACGCTATATTGTACACTATTGACACGGTCTAGAAAATTATGTAAAGTAACACTTCTTATAACTTCTTGATATACTATttattgattgatgtattatgtCCCATGTATCATTGAGTAAATAATAAGAAAATTGTTTTAATTGAGCAAATAATTAGAAACGCAGTAAATcaaaggttttggcctttctagggagttttttctagccaccgtgcttctatacctgcattgcttgctgtttggggttttaggctgggtttctgtacagcactttgagatatcagctgatgtacgaagggctatataaaaaataaataaatttgatttgatttgatcaagaaTCTGGTTAGAATATGATAGTGTCAGATAGCTAAGTAATCAGGGGAATTAATACATACTATCCAAAAACTGACCAAGAACTAATTTTGGATAAACACCCGAACACATGTGCAGAGGGGCTATAGACTAACACCGGATAATGTGATTTAACCAAAACATTTGGTATCTATTGTACTAGTAGTTACAGGTGTGGCAATACAAAATGTAGTCAGAGATTTTTCAACTAATCCGGTTTTGGCGATACTATCTTCATCCTCAATTAGTGGAAACAGGAGTCTCATAAAATGTCTGTCCAGTTGCAGGGGGTCtgtttgaatttagaaaatgctccgttattaaaataaatactttttgGGGGTCCA
This genomic stretch from Oncorhynchus kisutch isolate 150728-3 linkage group LG7, Okis_V2, whole genome shotgun sequence harbors:
- the LOC109894759 gene encoding zinc finger and BTB domain-containing protein 18-like isoform X1 — encoded protein: MANCMVFHTQIASIMEVLANAAVAEICKLVDDDYAVFRLEITQSQKENRALRRKLLEVKVARERAERTMRERVLASRPSSVKILDRYRGMARGEGHLTGGQRSFVKPVGHNTWRDDQPITVDEGSRTSTQHIIVIESEDAKAAGPGVKLERSEGDENPRHSREIQTGVDGAPLVATEDPTTTPGQPRTQCSITEVSGTPNAILKSETDTETLTVTHRLLHTGSDHRSDPERLGLRRMGCPPAPGSEYIPVFPHSQRTVHSHGDSDVLDTGGDDPSCSYATEMDSGNMLLGLETQTDLSRGDWNQYSSSVYSEGCLDKKGEGLVVDEVTVKVEGDIPPTLNPDSHLGDGHSQGRYFLDYRGRLETNPIVATHSPLHSFRDREPVSTSMGHSDSNGLVPFDQVLNSNDRPRAQAPRGGATSGNSKEKRFLCMFCKKGFSCSQKVEIHQRVHTGEKPYSCPQCHMRFTQAGDLKRHQRVHTGEKPYSCPQCHMRFTQAGSLKRHLKVHTGERPFACTHCGKRFSERTYLRIHHQKNHPTL